Sequence from the Candidatus Macondimonas diazotrophica genome:
GCTTCGCCCAGACGCGAAATCCCAGGTGACGGTGCGGTACGATGCCGGTCAACCCATTGGGATCGATGCCGTGGTGCTCTCCACTCAGCATGCTCCTGGCATCGACCACAACATGCTGGTCGAAGCGGTGATGGAAGAAATCGTCAAACCCGTCCTGCCTGCGCACTGGCAGGACAAGAGCGTCAAGTACTTCGTCAACCCGACCGGAGCCTTCGAGATCGGTGGTCCGGTCGGCGACTGTGGACTGACCGGCCGCAAGATCATTGTCGACACCTATGGCGGCATGGCCCGACACGGTGGAGGCGCCTTTTCGGGCAAGGATCCGACCAAGGTCGACCGATCCGCGGCCTACGCCGCGCGCTATGTGGCCAAGAACATCGTAGCCGCGGGTCTGGCCCAGCGCTGCGAAGTCCAAGTGTCCTACGCCATCGGCGTGGCCGAACCCACTTCCATCAGCATCGACACGTTCGGCACCGGCACGCTGCCTGAAGACAGGCTGGTTACCCTGGTCCGCGAGCACTTCGATCTGCGTCCACGGGGGCTGATCCAAATGCTGAACTTGTGCCAGCCCATCTTCCTGTCCACCGCAGCATATGGTCATTTCGGTCGCGAGGAACCCAATTTCACCTGGGAACGAACCGATAAGGCGGCCGCCTTGCGCGACATGGCCGGTTGATCCGTCGTCGAAACGCCTTCAACGGTCGATCCACAATGCCTGTCGCCGCGCTGCTGCGCAGCGACAGGCACTCTGCCTTCTCGAAAACATTCAGCACCCGACGTTCAGCGCATCGCGCCGACCTCTCGG
This genomic interval carries:
- the metK gene encoding methionine adenosyltransferase → MAQTRLFTSESVSEGHPDKVCDQISDAVLDAILAQDPAARVACETLVKNNLVMLAGEITTNTHVEFDQIAREVIREIGYTDEMGFSPDSCAVLTEIGRQSPDIAQGVDEGRGLDLDQGAGDQGLMFGFATNETDVLMPLPITLAHRLVQRQSEVRKNGTLSWLRPDAKSQVTVRYDAGQPIGIDAVVLSTQHAPGIDHNMLVEAVMEEIVKPVLPAHWQDKSVKYFVNPTGAFEIGGPVGDCGLTGRKIIVDTYGGMARHGGGAFSGKDPTKVDRSAAYAARYVAKNIVAAGLAQRCEVQVSYAIGVAEPTSISIDTFGTGTLPEDRLVTLVREHFDLRPRGLIQMLNLCQPIFLSTAAYGHFGREEPNFTWERTDKAAALRDMAG